A window of Candidatus Vicinibacter proximus contains these coding sequences:
- a CDS encoding dCTP deaminase yields the protein MILSDKKILEAIINKDIVIEPFRPECLGTNSYDVHLGKTLATYIDPQLDAKKHNPIFIFDIPEDGFLLLPGVLYLGVTEEYTETHHTVPFLEGKSSVGRLGIDIHATAGKGDVGFCNHWTLEISCVLPVRVYHGMPIGQLIYFMVDGDINNLYHRKPGAKYNERSTRPVESMMWKNKF from the coding sequence ATGATATTAAGTGATAAAAAAATTCTAGAGGCCATAATAAATAAAGATATTGTGATCGAGCCTTTTAGACCTGAATGCTTGGGTACTAACTCATATGATGTACACCTCGGAAAGACCCTTGCAACTTACATAGACCCTCAGCTTGATGCTAAAAAACACAATCCCATTTTTATCTTTGACATTCCTGAGGATGGATTTTTACTTCTACCTGGAGTGCTTTACCTGGGCGTAACAGAAGAATATACCGAAACCCACCATACAGTGCCTTTCCTGGAAGGAAAATCCAGTGTAGGTCGCTTGGGTATTGATATTCATGCTACTGCCGGAAAGGGTGATGTTGGATTTTGTAACCATTGGACGTTGGAGATCAGTTGTGTCCTTCCGGTCCGGGTTTACCATGGTATGCCTATAGGCCAACTTATCTATTTTATGGTAGATGGGGACATCAATAATCTCTACCACAGAAAACCGGGAGCAAAGTATAATGAAAGATCAACCAGACCTGTTGAAAGCATGATGTGGAAGAATAAGTTTTAA
- a CDS encoding type 1 periplasmic binding fold superfamily protein — translation MKNLFSIKYFILTGLFIFINACDKNGGADNEQELITTLIYSLNQIGPSTDSVIMTFRDLDGDGGNPPTISVSGPLKANSAYQATLRLLNESVTPADDITEEIRADDEAHQFFFSKTGSLNINTSYTDTDSVGKPVGISSAIVVGGPSSGKIVITLRHEPNKSAPGVSNGDITNAGGETDIEVSFDVDIK, via the coding sequence ATGAAAAATCTATTTTCGATTAAATATTTTATCCTCACGGGTTTATTTATTTTTATTAATGCCTGCGATAAAAATGGCGGAGCGGATAATGAGCAAGAGCTAATAACAACCTTAATTTATTCTTTAAATCAAATTGGTCCAAGTACTGATTCGGTTATCATGACCTTTAGGGATTTGGATGGGGATGGAGGAAATCCACCAACTATAAGTGTAAGTGGTCCTCTTAAGGCCAATTCAGCCTATCAGGCAACATTAAGGCTTCTCAATGAATCGGTAACTCCCGCTGATGACATAACAGAAGAAATTCGTGCAGATGATGAAGCCCACCAGTTCTTCTTCAGTAAAACAGGATCTCTGAATATCAACACAAGTTATACGGATACTGACTCTGTTGGTAAACCTGTTGGAATCAGTTCTGCAATAGTTGTAGGTGGTCCAAGCTCAGGAAAAATTGTCATTACTTTACGACATGAACCAAATAAGAGTGCTCCAGGGGTAAGCAATGGGGACATCACTAATGCAGGTGGAGAAACAGATATTGAAGTTAGTTTTGATGTGGACATAAAATAA
- a CDS encoding SDR family oxidoreductase has protein sequence MLALVTGASKGIGNAIAKALANEGIDLVINSRSIHDLELLKTEILTLHPNLHIDIFRADLSVANEVDDLIDFIIQKNLYLDILVNNAGIYQPGMIIDGPDGFLEQMMNTNFYSIFRLTRGLLPKLIRQKSGYIFNMCSIAGLDPYPGGSLYCISKFALQGFSRCLREELKSTGIKVSTIYPGATWSDSWKGVNLPMERLMQANDVAQVIISSLKMSPSAVMEEIILRPQLGDL, from the coding sequence ATGCTTGCTTTAGTCACAGGTGCCAGTAAAGGAATAGGAAATGCAATTGCAAAAGCATTAGCCAATGAAGGAATTGACCTTGTGATCAACAGCAGAAGCATTCATGATCTTGAATTACTCAAAACTGAAATATTAACTCTCCACCCAAACCTTCATATTGATATTTTCAGAGCTGATCTTTCTGTTGCAAATGAGGTTGATGATCTTATTGATTTTATCATTCAAAAGAATCTATATCTAGATATTCTTGTAAACAACGCAGGAATTTATCAACCAGGAATGATTATTGATGGACCAGATGGATTTCTGGAGCAGATGATGAACACAAATTTTTACAGTATTTTTAGATTGACACGTGGACTTTTACCTAAACTAATTCGCCAAAAATCAGGATACATTTTTAACATGTGTTCTATAGCTGGTCTGGATCCATATCCTGGAGGAAGTCTATATTGTATTTCCAAATTTGCTTTACAGGGTTTTAGCAGATGCCTTAGAGAAGAATTAAAATCCACAGGAATAAAAGTATCCACTATCTACCCTGGAGCCACTTGGTCCGATTCCTGGAAAGGCGTGAATTTGCCAATGGAAAGACTAATGCAGGCAAATGATGTAGCTCAGGTAATAATATCTTCTCTAAAAATGAGCCCTTCCGCGGTAATGGAAGAAATAATTTTGAGACCTCAATTGGGTGATTTATAA
- a CDS encoding YceI family protein, translated as MDSFPLAEFRIDSVRDSQDSLTNSLVYGELTIKSIAKPLQIKAHVNIAENTMLITVPEFVIDRTEWGINYNSKKIFSSLIDNLINDEIKINMKILAIRK; from the coding sequence GTGGATTCATTTCCTTTAGCTGAGTTCAGAATTGACTCTGTCCGAGATTCTCAGGATTCCCTAACTAACTCTTTAGTTTATGGTGAGTTAACCATAAAATCAATTGCCAAACCTCTTCAAATTAAAGCCCACGTCAATATTGCTGAAAATACAATGCTCATTACGGTTCCGGAATTTGTCATTGATAGAACAGAATGGGGTATTAATTATAATTCAAAGAAAATATTCAGTAGCCTAATAGACAACTTAATCAATGATGAGATAAAAATAAATATGAAAATTCTTGCTATTAGAAAATAG
- the uvrA gene encoding excinuclease ABC subunit UvrA, whose translation MAKAKVLNQIEIKGAHSNNLQHIDVIIPKNQLVVVTGVSGSGKSSLIIDTLYAEGQRRYVESLSSYARQFLHRMKKPEVDYIKGLCPAIAIEQKVISSNARSTVGSMTEIYDFLRLLFAKIGKTYSPVSGQEVRKNEVKDIVDFILSLKNEDVVYLVFPLQKQYAERSLAQEFDFLTQKGFTRIWKEGELLEIQEYTSTEKTLDKYKLNSPEADKYRVVVDRFKVQSKDVEFSKRVADSIQTVLAEGHGSCHVIINQNEEKVFSTSLELDGIRFLEPSPALFNYNNSYGACPKCEGYGRIIGLDENKVIPNPSKSIYSGAIACWTGEKSEDWLKPLLKVAHQIDFPIHKPYHDLSNAQKDLLWEGKDSFAGINAFFKDLEEKSYKIQNRIMLARYRGRTACTVCKGGRLRPEAGLVKVDGRNFKDMMFVPVEELLDFFQNIKITESEREIAKRILVEIINRLSVLNNIGLSYLTLDRLANSLSGGESQRIHLTRTLGSNLCSSLYILDEPSIGLHPKDTARLVEVLLKLRDLGNTVIVIEHEEEIIRQADSIVDIGPRAGIHGGNLEFSGSYQDFITKSMENLTASYLTGFRQIELPAIRRKQIDFLNLSNAQVHNLKQIEVKFPLNNMICVTGVSGSGKTTLVKHLLYPLLQGKLEDTMAEENLMGAELNGPVKLLQQVEMVSQQGIGRSTRSNPATYVKAYDDIRDIYKNQQLSKIRGYMPKHFSFNVEGGRCEACKGDGEIVVEMQFLADVTLLCEDCNGKRFKNEILEVTYKEKNINEILNLSIEEALDFFRDKKDIVKKLKPLDDVGLGYLKLGQSSSTLSGGEAQRLKLAFYLGLEDSSQHIFFIFDEPTTGLHFDDIRKLLFALHGLVEKGHTVLVIEHNIEVIKTADWLIDLGPGGGKHGGQLLYQGPPEGLIKVKNSYTAQYLKEKIENKS comes from the coding sequence ATGGCCAAAGCCAAAGTCCTGAATCAAATTGAAATTAAAGGAGCTCATTCCAATAACCTTCAGCATATTGATGTCATCATTCCAAAAAATCAATTAGTTGTGGTTACAGGTGTTTCCGGATCAGGAAAATCCTCTTTAATTATCGATACCCTTTATGCAGAGGGACAGAGACGATACGTGGAAAGCTTGTCTTCCTATGCAAGACAATTCCTGCACCGAATGAAAAAGCCTGAAGTGGACTATATTAAAGGACTTTGTCCGGCAATAGCAATAGAGCAAAAAGTTATTTCTAGCAATGCTCGTTCTACTGTTGGTTCAATGACAGAGATATATGATTTTCTTCGTTTGCTTTTCGCTAAAATTGGAAAGACATATTCACCTGTCAGTGGGCAGGAGGTGCGTAAGAATGAAGTGAAGGATATTGTCGACTTCATCTTATCGCTTAAAAATGAAGATGTGGTATACCTTGTATTCCCTTTACAAAAACAATACGCAGAGCGCAGCCTTGCGCAGGAATTCGATTTCCTTACACAAAAAGGCTTCACCAGAATTTGGAAAGAGGGAGAATTGCTGGAAATTCAAGAATATACTTCTACTGAAAAGACACTGGATAAATACAAACTTAACAGTCCGGAAGCAGATAAATACAGGGTTGTGGTTGACCGTTTTAAGGTACAATCCAAAGATGTAGAGTTTTCAAAGCGGGTTGCTGATTCGATCCAGACTGTTCTGGCTGAAGGACACGGCTCATGCCATGTCATAATCAATCAAAATGAAGAGAAGGTTTTCAGTACCAGTCTAGAACTGGATGGCATTCGGTTTCTCGAGCCTAGTCCAGCACTTTTCAATTACAATAATTCTTACGGCGCCTGTCCAAAGTGTGAAGGATATGGCAGAATAATAGGCTTGGATGAAAATAAAGTAATCCCAAATCCCTCCAAATCTATTTATAGTGGAGCTATTGCTTGTTGGACCGGAGAAAAATCAGAAGATTGGCTTAAGCCTTTACTAAAAGTAGCTCATCAAATAGATTTTCCAATCCACAAACCTTATCATGATTTATCGAATGCCCAAAAGGATTTGTTATGGGAGGGAAAAGATTCCTTCGCTGGAATAAATGCTTTCTTTAAAGACCTTGAAGAAAAGTCCTATAAGATCCAGAACCGAATTATGTTGGCTCGTTATCGAGGTCGTACAGCATGTACAGTTTGCAAGGGTGGACGACTAAGACCGGAAGCAGGTTTAGTGAAAGTCGACGGAAGAAACTTCAAGGATATGATGTTTGTTCCTGTTGAAGAACTTCTTGATTTTTTTCAAAATATTAAAATCACGGAGAGCGAGCGAGAAATTGCAAAGCGCATACTGGTAGAAATCATCAACAGGCTTTCCGTCTTAAATAATATTGGACTTTCATATCTTACTCTGGATCGATTGGCAAACAGTTTGAGTGGAGGTGAATCACAGCGTATTCATCTTACCAGAACTCTGGGATCCAATCTATGTTCCTCGCTATATATACTTGACGAACCAAGTATTGGACTCCACCCAAAAGACACTGCTAGACTGGTAGAAGTATTATTGAAGTTAAGGGATTTGGGTAATACAGTGATCGTCATAGAACATGAGGAGGAGATCATAAGACAGGCAGATTCGATTGTAGATATTGGGCCAAGGGCAGGTATTCATGGAGGAAATCTGGAATTCAGTGGTAGTTATCAGGATTTTATTACAAAGTCAATGGAAAATCTTACTGCATCTTACCTTACCGGATTCAGACAAATTGAGTTACCCGCAATAAGAAGAAAACAAATAGATTTTCTCAATCTTAGTAATGCTCAAGTTCATAATTTAAAACAAATTGAAGTTAAATTTCCTCTTAACAACATGATTTGTGTTACTGGCGTTTCCGGCTCAGGCAAAACTACTCTGGTTAAACATTTGCTATATCCATTGTTGCAAGGGAAGTTGGAAGATACTATGGCAGAAGAAAATTTAATGGGCGCTGAATTAAACGGCCCTGTTAAGTTGTTGCAACAAGTTGAAATGGTGAGCCAACAGGGAATAGGGCGGTCAACTCGATCTAATCCAGCAACCTATGTAAAAGCTTATGATGACATAAGAGATATTTATAAGAATCAGCAGCTATCCAAGATTAGAGGATATATGCCCAAACACTTCTCCTTCAATGTTGAAGGAGGACGTTGCGAGGCTTGTAAAGGGGATGGAGAAATTGTGGTTGAGATGCAATTTCTGGCTGATGTGACCCTACTGTGTGAAGATTGTAACGGAAAACGATTCAAAAATGAAATTCTTGAAGTCACCTATAAGGAAAAAAATATCAATGAAATACTGAATCTGAGTATTGAGGAAGCCCTTGACTTTTTCCGGGATAAAAAAGACATTGTCAAAAAGCTCAAACCACTTGATGATGTGGGTCTGGGATATCTCAAGTTAGGCCAATCTTCTTCAACCCTTTCTGGAGGAGAAGCGCAAAGATTAAAGCTAGCCTTTTATCTTGGTCTTGAAGATAGCAGCCAGCATATCTTTTTCATTTTTGATGAACCAACTACAGGGCTTCATTTTGACGATATCAGGAAGTTGCTTTTTGCTCTTCATGGGCTAGTAGAAAAAGGACACACCGTTTTAGTAATTGAGCACAATATTGAAGTAATTAAAACAGCTGACTGGCTTATTGATCTGGGGCCGGGGGGTGGAAAACACGGTGGCCAACTTCTCTATCAGGGACCACCTGAGGGCTTAATTAAAGTGAAGAATTCTTATACCGCGCAATACCTCAAGGAAAAAATAGAAAATAAATCTTAA
- a CDS encoding nitroreductase family protein — translation MKPFKTIHYDPVSFSDQEMLKRSLEFYQFMNQRRTVRDFSSKPISESILRNILLTANTAPSGANKQPWTFCIVTDAEIKKKIREAAEKEEFENYNRRMSADWLSDLAPLGTDWHIAFLEIAPCLIVVFKKSYDLVGSVKKKNYYVQESVGLACGLLLAAIHNAGLVSLTHTPSPMNFLQEILQRPDNEKPFLLIPVGYPADEIKVPDISRKKPEEFLVYYR, via the coding sequence ATGAAACCTTTCAAAACTATCCATTACGATCCTGTCTCCTTCTCAGATCAGGAAATGTTGAAAAGAAGTTTAGAGTTTTATCAATTCATGAATCAAAGAAGAACGGTGCGGGATTTTTCCTCAAAACCCATTTCTGAATCCATCCTTCGAAATATACTATTAACAGCAAATACCGCTCCTTCAGGAGCCAACAAACAACCCTGGACATTTTGTATAGTAACAGATGCCGAAATAAAGAAAAAAATAAGGGAGGCTGCTGAAAAAGAAGAATTCGAAAATTACAATAGAAGAATGAGTGCTGATTGGTTGTCAGATCTTGCTCCTCTTGGAACTGACTGGCATATAGCCTTTCTGGAAATTGCACCTTGTCTTATTGTAGTTTTTAAAAAATCCTATGACCTTGTAGGAAGTGTAAAAAAGAAAAATTATTATGTTCAGGAGTCTGTTGGGCTGGCTTGTGGACTTTTATTGGCAGCCATTCATAATGCTGGTCTGGTGTCGCTTACCCATACGCCTAGTCCCATGAATTTTTTACAGGAAATTTTACAACGTCCCGATAATGAAAAACCATTTCTTTTAATACCTGTCGGATACCCTGCCGATGAAATCAAGGTTCCGGATATTTCGAGAAAAAAACCAGAGGAATTTCTGGTATACTATAGATGA
- a CDS encoding aminopeptidase P family protein: MNIPARLHALRDQMTQAGVDAYILLSSDPHQSEYLPEYWATREWISGFNGSAGTVVVSMEHAGLWTDVRYFLQAEEQLAGTGINLHKMLVQTQAEYLDWLANHLGPGKTVGCDFWCLSFGQLAHFNKVLGSRGIHLKDCGDLLTNIWQNRPSLPKTPLFEHEIIYSGRSRAEKLAEVQEYLEKSGADCFLVAALDEIAYLLNLRGSDVHCNPVFVAYLMIYKNGAKLFIDGDKVDSTLGASLKSDEISIVPYHEIKNIVSSLGNSKLLLDPASLNAKLSLMVPEGKIVSATSCIMSMKAIKNEVEIQHIRKVMEKDAVALIKAFMWLEKKLASGTYPTEYEMAMEIKSCRNSMPLYVNESFDAIIGYQSNGAIIHYRPDPKLSKTIKPEGILLLDSGGQYLDGTTDITRTIALSETSEEIKKEYTAVLMGNIALSRQIFPRGTKGIQLDAFARQYLWQMGLNYGHGTGHGVGFFMNVHEPPQGFVSAWNQRGNTDLIEGMLTSNEPGFYKSGSHGIRIENLVLTQPHSNGDYGPFLALETMTLFPIDTSLIYHPDMDRVSLLWLNQYHEEVYRRVSPYLNDDEKIWLHKKCQSI; encoded by the coding sequence ATGAATATTCCTGCCAGGCTGCATGCCCTGAGAGACCAAATGACCCAAGCCGGAGTTGATGCTTATATCCTCCTGTCTTCTGATCCTCATCAAAGTGAATATCTACCCGAATATTGGGCTACCAGGGAATGGATTAGTGGTTTTAACGGCTCTGCAGGTACCGTAGTAGTGAGTATGGAGCATGCTGGATTATGGACTGATGTTAGATACTTCCTTCAAGCTGAAGAACAACTGGCAGGTACGGGTATTAACTTACATAAAATGCTTGTACAAACTCAGGCAGAATATTTAGATTGGCTGGCTAACCATCTGGGTCCAGGAAAAACTGTCGGATGTGATTTTTGGTGTTTATCTTTTGGACAATTAGCACACTTTAACAAAGTCCTTGGATCCAGGGGTATTCACTTGAAAGACTGTGGCGATCTTTTGACAAATATTTGGCAGAACAGACCTTCCTTACCTAAAACGCCATTATTTGAGCACGAAATAATATACAGTGGAAGATCCAGAGCCGAAAAGTTGGCGGAAGTGCAAGAATATCTTGAAAAAAGTGGTGCTGATTGCTTTCTGGTGGCTGCTTTGGATGAAATTGCGTACCTGTTGAATTTAAGAGGAAGCGATGTCCATTGTAACCCCGTTTTCGTGGCGTATTTAATGATTTACAAGAATGGAGCAAAACTATTTATTGATGGAGACAAGGTTGATTCAACTTTAGGTGCTTCATTGAAATCGGATGAAATAAGCATAGTACCTTATCATGAGATCAAAAATATTGTCTCATCTCTTGGGAACAGCAAATTGCTTTTGGATCCAGCCAGTTTAAATGCAAAGTTATCCCTGATGGTTCCAGAAGGAAAAATTGTTTCAGCAACGAGCTGCATTATGTCCATGAAGGCCATTAAAAATGAAGTCGAAATCCAGCATATTCGCAAGGTGATGGAGAAGGATGCTGTTGCTTTAATTAAAGCTTTTATGTGGCTTGAAAAAAAATTGGCAAGCGGAACCTATCCCACCGAATATGAAATGGCAATGGAAATAAAGTCTTGCCGCAATTCCATGCCACTTTATGTTAACGAAAGTTTTGATGCAATCATAGGATACCAATCCAATGGTGCCATAATACACTACAGGCCTGATCCTAAGCTTTCCAAAACCATCAAACCGGAGGGTATTTTATTGCTGGATTCTGGCGGACAATATCTGGATGGGACTACAGACATCACACGCACGATTGCCTTGTCAGAAACCAGCGAAGAAATTAAAAAGGAATACACCGCGGTGCTGATGGGAAACATAGCGCTTAGTCGGCAAATATTTCCTAGGGGGACGAAAGGTATACAGCTGGATGCTTTCGCAAGACAATATCTTTGGCAAATGGGGCTCAATTATGGCCATGGGACAGGTCATGGGGTAGGTTTTTTTATGAATGTGCATGAACCTCCACAAGGATTTGTGAGTGCATGGAATCAAAGAGGCAATACAGATCTTATAGAAGGAATGTTAACAAGCAATGAACCAGGATTCTATAAAAGTGGGTCGCATGGAATTAGGATTGAAAATTTGGTGCTTACCCAACCTCATTCAAATGGGGATTATGGACCATTCTTGGCCCTAGAAACAATGACGCTATTTCCAATCGATACAAGTTTGATATACCATCCTGATATGGACAGGGTCTCACTCCTTTGGTTAAATCAGTATCATGAAGAAGTTTATCGAAGAGTAAGCCCATATTTAAATGATGATGAAAAGATATGGTTGCATAAAAAGTGCCAATCCATTTAG
- a CDS encoding TonB-dependent receptor, translated as MKFIQFILLFLVYNHLQSQTCILKFSGKVSDPHENSGLEFANLYIEETGRYAQTDSTGFYLFENLCPGAYHLIINHLGCEAKKVFFYLNKDSVGNFELEHHEHFLQTVTVQSHRGNSASQTQNTINANEISRLAGSSLSQIVQQIAGVSSTKNGSTISKPVIHGMSGNRIGILNNGIVLAGQQWGTDHAPEIDPFASDNITVIKGVDALAYGGNNLGGLVLLEHGKIGKDPHLHSHNLFSYQTNGNQIALSTRIEQSKKKFDWRITGGYKISGDHKTPSYFLTNTGSREYTGSILIIKDLSSTKNFKQFFSIYHTELGILRGAHIGNLTDLKAAIGRDTPFFTKDNFSYTISSPYQKVSHYFYKGTHQWQSGKKYTEWTYSAQLNHRREYDVRRGSLSETPALNLLMQSYFIELKQKREIGKQNLFFGIQQKFNYNFNQPGTGIFPLIPDYWLNNSGTFFQWSYQLSNTLFEFGSRYDFNLFSVKSFVSRVPLIEKAKNHVFHNSSFATGIKQKLFTGWTARLNAGYTARSPEVNELYSSGLHQAVAGIEEGNPNLNKEFSIKGIITNTFNLREDLIFETSIYSQRINDYIYLEPQNEYRLTIRGAFPVYKYNQTDATIYGVDALGRFEFYTHWQWLGQISYIKMRDVVNHQSLVNTPPVQLFSSLKFQQKKIPAFGYLSAEINTRYLFRRSDIRDDQDFMPTPDGYLLLGAELTSDFSIRHHNFKCALRCENLLNTTYRDYLNRLRYFATEQGRNVSISLKFEL; from the coding sequence GTGAAATTTATTCAATTCATCCTATTATTTCTAGTCTACAACCATTTGCAAAGTCAGACTTGCATCCTGAAATTTTCTGGAAAAGTATCTGATCCTCATGAAAATTCAGGACTTGAATTTGCAAATCTTTATATTGAAGAAACCGGTCGATACGCACAAACCGATTCGACCGGTTTTTATTTATTTGAAAATTTATGCCCGGGTGCTTATCACCTCATTATCAATCATCTTGGTTGTGAGGCAAAAAAAGTATTTTTTTATCTTAACAAAGACAGTGTAGGAAATTTTGAATTAGAACACCACGAACATTTTTTACAAACTGTAACTGTACAAAGCCATCGAGGAAATTCCGCCTCTCAAACCCAAAATACTATTAACGCCAATGAAATTTCCAGACTTGCCGGAAGTTCGCTCTCTCAAATTGTCCAACAAATTGCTGGCGTCTCTTCCACGAAAAACGGTTCGACAATCTCTAAACCAGTGATTCATGGAATGAGTGGGAATAGAATTGGGATACTTAATAATGGAATAGTCCTTGCTGGTCAACAGTGGGGAACTGACCATGCACCCGAAATAGACCCATTTGCATCAGACAACATTACTGTAATTAAAGGTGTTGACGCATTGGCCTACGGCGGAAACAATCTCGGCGGATTGGTTTTACTTGAACATGGAAAAATTGGAAAAGACCCACACCTTCACAGTCATAATCTATTCTCTTACCAAACCAATGGTAACCAAATTGCTTTATCTACCCGAATAGAACAATCTAAAAAGAAATTTGACTGGCGAATAACCGGAGGCTATAAAATTAGTGGTGATCATAAAACTCCATCATACTTCTTAACCAACACGGGTTCTAGAGAATACACCGGTTCGATACTCATTATTAAAGACCTTAGTTCTACAAAAAATTTTAAACAATTTTTTAGTATATATCATACAGAACTTGGGATACTGAGAGGAGCACATATTGGCAATTTAACCGACCTAAAAGCAGCTATTGGTAGAGATACTCCTTTTTTTACAAAAGATAATTTTTCTTATACCATTTCCTCTCCATATCAAAAGGTAAGTCATTACTTTTATAAAGGAACACATCAGTGGCAATCGGGTAAAAAATATACAGAATGGACATACTCTGCTCAACTAAATCACCGCAGAGAATATGATGTACGAAGAGGAAGTCTATCAGAAACCCCAGCCCTTAATTTACTGATGCAATCTTACTTTATTGAACTCAAGCAAAAAAGAGAAATAGGAAAACAAAATTTGTTTTTTGGTATCCAGCAAAAATTTAACTATAATTTTAACCAGCCCGGCACCGGAATATTTCCCTTGATTCCTGATTATTGGCTTAACAATTCCGGAACATTTTTTCAGTGGAGCTATCAACTATCAAATACACTTTTTGAATTTGGTTCCCGATATGATTTTAATCTATTCAGTGTAAAGAGTTTTGTCTCTCGTGTACCTTTGATCGAAAAGGCAAAAAATCATGTATTTCATAATTCAAGTTTTGCTACAGGAATTAAACAAAAATTATTTACAGGTTGGACTGCAAGATTGAATGCTGGTTATACTGCCAGGTCTCCAGAAGTAAATGAACTTTATAGTTCAGGCTTGCACCAGGCGGTTGCAGGAATTGAGGAAGGAAATCCAAATCTTAATAAAGAATTCAGCATCAAAGGTATTATTACCAATACATTCAACTTGAGAGAAGATTTAATTTTTGAAACCAGCATATATTCACAAAGGATTAATGACTATATTTATTTAGAACCGCAGAATGAATACAGACTTACCATCAGAGGTGCATTTCCTGTATACAAATACAATCAAACCGATGCTACCATCTATGGTGTAGATGCACTCGGCAGATTTGAATTCTATACACATTGGCAATGGTTAGGACAAATTTCATACATTAAAATGAGGGATGTTGTTAATCATCAAAGTTTGGTAAATACGCCTCCAGTACAACTTTTTAGTTCATTAAAATTTCAACAGAAAAAAATTCCAGCATTTGGTTACCTCAGTGCGGAAATTAATACCAGATATTTATTTCGTCGCTCAGATATAAGGGATGATCAGGACTTCATGCCTACCCCGGATGGATATTTACTGTTAGGAGCAGAACTAACCTCTGACTTTTCAATAAGGCACCACAATTTTAAGTGTGCTTTAAGGTGTGAAAATTTACTTAATACAACGTATAGAGACTATCTAAACCGTCTTAGATATTTTGCCACTGAACAAGGCAGAAATGTGAGCATCAGCCTGAAGTTTGAATTATAA